From a single Chitinophaga sp. Cy-1792 genomic region:
- a CDS encoding ABC transporter substrate-binding protein, with protein sequence MNLSFSIKHLFAGMAIAVAFSACSSSKKAVSKTSNPANVTTNKPVEKKPEPPKVDKKIPFNVPAFARDVKRSTYNVAIFTPLFLDSVFAGSTDIPGRTMPRYVLPGLEFYEGAQLALDTLQAQGYNLRVTVYDSKGKQSIPNLINSKVLDATDLIIASVTNPDLKELSDFSRNKEINFISATYPNDGGITDNPFLFISNSTLKTHCEAIQDYIQQAFANKNIILLRRNSAFESRMGADFKAAYDKSTNPKKSRIREVVWTDATTPEELSKYLLTDRTNVIVVTALDENGSKAILRKLSANSATYPMQVYGMPTWDVFKFKEPEFKGLQIYYSSPYYNDKTDYYSRYVSDYFRRTYRARPSDMAYKGFDMTYFFIRLMKQNGVYFNAEVNDAPKVISQFDFQPVYVKDGETTPSYFENKNIYIIQKGDSTDIKMNAVKN encoded by the coding sequence ATGAACCTGTCTTTTTCTATAAAACACCTGTTTGCCGGAATGGCCATAGCGGTCGCATTCAGCGCCTGCTCTTCTTCTAAAAAAGCCGTTTCCAAAACTTCCAACCCGGCAAACGTTACCACCAACAAACCTGTCGAGAAAAAACCTGAACCACCAAAAGTGGATAAAAAAATCCCTTTTAATGTTCCGGCTTTCGCCAGAGATGTTAAAAGAAGCACCTACAACGTTGCCATTTTCACCCCATTGTTCCTCGATTCTGTTTTCGCAGGCTCCACAGATATTCCAGGCCGTACCATGCCACGCTATGTATTGCCAGGACTAGAATTTTACGAAGGCGCCCAGCTGGCACTGGATACCCTTCAGGCACAAGGATATAACCTCCGTGTAACCGTTTACGACAGCAAAGGCAAACAAAGCATCCCCAACCTGATCAACAGCAAAGTACTGGATGCCACTGACCTTATCATCGCTTCTGTTACCAATCCTGACCTGAAAGAACTCAGCGACTTCTCCCGCAATAAAGAAATTAACTTTATCTCCGCCACCTATCCGAATGATGGCGGCATCACCGATAATCCTTTCCTGTTTATCAGCAACAGTACCCTCAAAACACACTGTGAAGCTATTCAGGATTATATCCAGCAGGCATTTGCCAACAAAAACATTATCCTGCTCCGCAGAAATTCGGCCTTCGAATCCCGCATGGGCGCAGATTTCAAAGCGGCCTACGACAAATCTACCAATCCTAAAAAATCAAGGATTCGCGAAGTTGTCTGGACCGACGCCACTACACCGGAAGAACTGTCTAAATACCTGCTTACCGACCGTACCAACGTCATCGTTGTAACAGCCCTGGATGAAAATGGCTCCAAAGCTATCCTGCGCAAGCTCAGCGCCAATTCCGCCACCTATCCGATGCAGGTTTATGGTATGCCTACCTGGGATGTATTCAAATTCAAAGAGCCGGAATTTAAAGGTCTGCAGATCTATTATTCCTCTCCCTACTACAACGACAAAACAGATTACTATAGCCGTTATGTAAGCGACTACTTCCGCAGAACATACCGCGCACGCCCTTCTGACATGGCTTATAAAGGATTCGATATGACCTACTTCTTTATCCGCCTCATGAAACAGAACGGCGTTTACTTCAACGCCGAAGTAAATGATGCTCCGAAAGTTATTTCACAATTCGACTTCCAGCCGGTATATGTGAAAGATGGTGAAACCACACCTTCCTACTTCGAAAACAAAAACATCTATATCATCCAGAAAGGTGATTCTACAGATATTAAAATGAATGCGGTAAAGAATTAA
- the guaA gene encoding glutamine-hydrolyzing GMP synthase: MTEKILILDFGSQYTQLIARSIRELNVYCEIKPCLQPIAWDESIKGIILSGSPFSVNDPNAPTVDIAAMAAKVPVLGVCYGAQLMAKNFGGDVAKSNIREYGRAFMEHNDKEEKLLYDISGKSQVWMSHSDTIKRIPESFEIIATTENIPVAAFKSTSVAANPIYGLQFHPEVTHSLEGKQIIRNFLLHVCGCTQDWTPAQFVQETIAKIKEQVGDKRVVMALSGGVDSTVAAELIHKAIGKNLFCIFVDNGLLRKDEYETVLESYKHMGLNVKGINAKELFYGQLDGVSDPEKKRKIIGRLFIEVFQHEAAELKDISFLGQGTIYPDVIESVSVNGPSVTIKSHHNVGGLPEKMNMQLVEPLRFLFKDEVRRVGREIGISDIFLARHPFPGPGLAIRILGAITPEKVDMLQQADAIYIDGLREAGLYDKVWQAGTILLPVQSVGVMGDERTYEFTVALRAVTSVDGMTADWAHLPYEFLAKMSNDIINRVKGINRVVYDISSKPPATIEWE, translated from the coding sequence ATGACAGAAAAGATACTTATCCTCGATTTCGGTTCTCAGTATACACAGCTGATTGCACGCAGCATACGCGAACTGAATGTTTATTGCGAAATTAAACCATGTCTCCAGCCAATTGCCTGGGACGAGTCCATCAAAGGAATTATATTATCCGGTAGTCCGTTTTCCGTAAATGATCCGAATGCACCTACCGTTGATATTGCAGCCATGGCAGCAAAAGTACCGGTACTCGGCGTTTGCTACGGCGCCCAGCTGATGGCCAAAAACTTCGGTGGCGATGTGGCTAAATCCAACATCCGTGAATACGGCCGCGCCTTTATGGAGCACAACGACAAAGAGGAAAAGTTATTATATGATATCTCCGGGAAAAGCCAGGTTTGGATGAGTCACTCCGACACCATCAAACGCATCCCTGAAAGCTTCGAAATAATCGCTACCACCGAAAATATCCCGGTTGCTGCCTTCAAAAGCACTTCCGTAGCGGCTAACCCTATCTACGGCCTGCAATTCCACCCGGAAGTAACCCACTCCCTGGAAGGAAAACAGATCATCCGTAACTTCCTGCTGCATGTTTGTGGTTGCACCCAGGACTGGACTCCTGCTCAATTCGTTCAGGAAACCATCGCCAAAATTAAGGAACAGGTAGGCGACAAACGTGTGGTAATGGCCCTCAGCGGTGGCGTAGATAGTACCGTAGCAGCTGAACTGATCCACAAAGCCATCGGTAAAAACCTGTTCTGCATCTTCGTAGACAATGGTTTGCTCCGCAAAGACGAATATGAAACCGTACTCGAGTCCTATAAACATATGGGCCTCAACGTGAAAGGTATCAACGCAAAAGAACTTTTCTACGGTCAGCTGGACGGCGTTTCCGATCCTGAAAAGAAACGTAAGATCATCGGCCGCCTCTTTATCGAGGTATTCCAGCACGAAGCTGCCGAACTGAAAGATATTTCCTTCCTCGGACAAGGAACCATCTACCCGGATGTAATCGAATCCGTTTCTGTTAACGGTCCTTCAGTTACCATCAAATCACACCACAACGTAGGTGGCCTTCCTGAAAAAATGAATATGCAGCTGGTAGAACCACTTCGCTTCCTCTTCAAAGACGAGGTACGCCGTGTAGGCCGCGAAATCGGTATCAGCGACATCTTCCTGGCACGCCATCCTTTCCCTGGTCCGGGCCTGGCTATCCGTATCCTCGGCGCTATCACTCCTGAAAAAGTAGATATGCTCCAGCAGGCAGATGCTATCTATATCGACGGACTGCGTGAAGCTGGCCTCTACGACAAAGTATGGCAGGCAGGTACCATCCTCCTCCCGGTACAAAGCGTAGGTGTTATGGGCGACGAACGTACCTACGAGTTTACTGTAGCGCTCCGCGCTGTAACCTCCGTAGATGGTATGACCGCCGACTGGGCACATCTTCCGTACGAATTCCTGGCAAAAATGTCGAACGATATAATCAACCGCGTTAAAGGTATTAACCGCGTTGTTTATGATATCAGTTCCAAGCCACCTGCTACTATCGAGTGGGAATAA
- a CDS encoding head GIN domain-containing protein encodes MRKNISWYFSFLTLATVTFLTSCNQFGRTVKGNGQVITENRPVAPFKAIRVEAGMNVFIKQGPTQSATIDAESNIMPLIELVPDGDQLIIRLKNKLSARTHNKFDIHISTEELSKVAVAGSGDIELDGQFTSKDAIEVKIGGAGSISGQLDAPKVTAAIAGAGDIKLTGQTRDLSVSIGGAGNFVGDNLLSENAEVKIAGSGDAKVHASVSLKAKIAGSGDIAYKGSPQVSSSIAGSGSVKKID; translated from the coding sequence ATGAGAAAAAATATAAGCTGGTACTTTAGCTTCCTAACCCTTGCCACTGTTACGTTTTTAACTTCCTGCAATCAATTTGGTAGAACCGTCAAAGGAAACGGTCAGGTGATCACAGAAAATCGTCCGGTGGCTCCTTTTAAGGCCATCCGCGTAGAAGCAGGAATGAATGTTTTTATTAAACAGGGCCCTACACAGTCGGCCACCATTGATGCGGAAAGTAATATTATGCCCCTGATAGAGCTGGTACCAGACGGTGATCAGTTGATAATCAGGCTGAAAAACAAACTGAGTGCGCGGACACATAATAAATTCGATATACATATCTCTACCGAAGAATTGAGTAAGGTAGCCGTTGCCGGTAGTGGAGATATTGAGCTGGACGGGCAATTCACGTCTAAAGATGCCATCGAAGTGAAGATTGGCGGAGCGGGTAGCATTTCCGGACAGCTGGATGCACCTAAAGTGACAGCAGCTATTGCAGGTGCCGGTGATATCAAACTGACCGGCCAGACCCGCGATTTGAGCGTAAGTATCGGTGGTGCAGGTAATTTCGTTGGTGATAACCTGCTTTCTGAAAATGCAGAAGTAAAAATTGCAGGTAGCGGCGATGCAAAAGTGCATGCGAGCGTTTCCCTGAAAGCAAAAATTGCAGGTTCCGGAGATATTGCCTACAAGGGCTCTCCTCAGGTATCCTCTTCTATAGCGGGTTCGGGCTCTGTTAAGAAAATTGATTAA
- a CDS encoding dialkylrecorsinol condensing enzyme: MNVKPKVLVVYYTQTGQLRRIVDHVLAPLEGKVDVTYEQLVPVEPFVFPWKKETFYDTMPETVLGRPRGIQPLKVDVNAHFDLVLLAYQPWFLSPSQPTAAFLQSGDAAKLLKGKTVVTLVGGRNMWLNAQETVKQHLDKAGAKLAGNIVLVDKSPNLVSLVTVLRWLFKGKKEASRFLPQGGVQENEIITSKRFAGPLGKALESADWQPLQGELLAMDAVELIPDLILLEDRGIKAFRYWAKFISAKGGPGEASRKPRVSMYRSLLIPGIIVLSPVTIISSLIKKNLKKAELQRKVDYYKGVSLRN; encoded by the coding sequence ATGAATGTAAAACCGAAGGTCCTGGTCGTATACTATACTCAAACCGGACAACTTAGAAGGATTGTTGATCATGTGCTGGCGCCCCTGGAAGGGAAAGTGGATGTTACCTATGAGCAACTGGTACCAGTAGAGCCTTTTGTATTTCCCTGGAAGAAAGAGACTTTTTACGACACCATGCCGGAAACGGTACTGGGAAGACCTCGTGGTATTCAGCCGCTGAAAGTGGATGTTAACGCGCATTTCGACCTGGTATTGCTGGCGTATCAGCCCTGGTTCCTGTCCCCATCACAGCCAACGGCAGCCTTCCTCCAGAGCGGTGATGCTGCGAAGCTCCTGAAGGGAAAAACCGTGGTAACCCTCGTTGGTGGCCGTAATATGTGGCTCAATGCCCAGGAAACGGTAAAACAGCATCTTGATAAGGCAGGTGCCAAACTGGCCGGAAATATTGTACTTGTTGATAAATCCCCTAACCTGGTTTCCCTGGTAACTGTTTTGCGCTGGTTGTTTAAAGGTAAAAAAGAAGCCTCCCGATTCCTGCCACAGGGTGGTGTTCAGGAAAATGAAATCATTACCAGCAAGCGTTTTGCAGGCCCGCTGGGCAAGGCATTGGAGTCGGCAGACTGGCAGCCGCTGCAAGGTGAATTACTGGCCATGGATGCCGTAGAACTGATTCCTGACCTTATTTTGCTTGAAGACCGTGGTATCAAAGCCTTCCGCTACTGGGCAAAATTCATTAGCGCCAAAGGTGGCCCCGGTGAAGCCTCCCGCAAACCAAGGGTTTCCATGTACCGTTCCCTGCTGATCCCTGGAATCATCGTACTGTCGCCGGTTACGATCATTTCATCCCTTATAAAGAAAAACCTGAAAAAGGCGGAATTACAACGAAAAGTAGACTACTACAAAGGCGTCTCCCTGCGCAATTAA
- a CDS encoding beta-ketoacyl-ACP synthase III, translated as MKEVYITRLSKFLPNKPVENEEMESILGMVDGKPSRMRLKILGNNKIKTRYYSLDQDGKSTHSNAEMTAEAVKALFDEKNPISDLQLLACGTTSPDQLLPNHAAMVHGLLKCQPVELIAATGACAAGMQAFKYAWMSIRCGNTSNAVSTGSEKFSAWMLAEKFQPEADKQNLLAQNGFIAFEKDFLRWMLSDGASAAYFSDKPNEDGISLRVDWVEIASYAHELETCMYAGSVKNEDGSTKGWIDMTPDEWAEHSVFSFKQDTRLLGKNIVPSGAVMWKQMVERYGINLDEIDWFLPHLSSEFFRLKIDEEITRIGVPIPLEKWFTNLANVGNVGTASPYLMLEELMNTGQLKKGQKIVMMVPESARFSYAYAGITVV; from the coding sequence ATGAAGGAAGTATATATTACCAGGCTTTCCAAATTTTTGCCAAACAAGCCTGTCGAAAATGAAGAAATGGAAAGCATCCTCGGAATGGTGGACGGAAAGCCTTCCCGTATGCGTTTGAAGATTTTGGGTAATAACAAGATCAAAACAAGATACTACTCACTGGACCAGGACGGAAAATCTACGCATTCCAATGCCGAAATGACTGCTGAGGCAGTAAAAGCACTGTTTGACGAGAAAAATCCAATCAGCGACTTACAACTGCTGGCCTGTGGTACTACTTCTCCTGATCAGCTCCTGCCAAACCATGCCGCTATGGTGCATGGTTTGCTGAAATGCCAGCCCGTTGAACTTATTGCTGCCACCGGCGCCTGCGCTGCTGGTATGCAAGCCTTCAAGTATGCCTGGATGTCTATCCGCTGTGGAAACACTTCCAACGCAGTTAGTACCGGCTCTGAAAAATTCTCCGCCTGGATGCTGGCCGAAAAATTCCAGCCGGAAGCTGATAAACAAAACCTCCTGGCACAAAATGGCTTCATCGCCTTTGAAAAAGACTTCCTCCGCTGGATGCTCTCCGATGGCGCCAGCGCTGCATATTTCTCTGATAAGCCTAATGAAGATGGTATCTCCCTCCGTGTAGACTGGGTGGAAATTGCTTCTTATGCGCATGAGCTGGAAACCTGCATGTATGCTGGTTCCGTGAAAAACGAAGATGGTTCTACCAAAGGATGGATCGATATGACTCCTGACGAGTGGGCAGAACACAGTGTTTTCTCCTTTAAGCAGGATACCCGATTACTCGGAAAAAATATTGTTCCTTCCGGTGCTGTCATGTGGAAACAAATGGTAGAACGTTATGGCATCAACCTCGACGAAATCGACTGGTTCCTGCCTCACCTGTCTTCCGAATTTTTCCGCTTGAAAATTGATGAGGAAATCACCCGTATCGGCGTGCCTATCCCATTGGAAAAATGGTTCACCAACCTGGCCAATGTAGGTAACGTAGGTACCGCATCTCCTTACCTGATGCTGGAAGAACTGATGAATACCGGCCAACTGAAAAAAGGCCAGAAAATTGTGATGATGGTTCCGGAAAGCGCGCGCTTCTCCTATGCCTATGCCGGTATTACTGTTGTATAA
- a CDS encoding BtrH N-terminal domain-containing protein — protein sequence MSDIHFHHTQTAHCESGVISNLLGHHGLQISEPMAFGIGAGLFFGHLPFVKVNGVPGTTYRIWPGAIFQRVCDRLGIKMQVEKFNSVEKGMTALDNTLAAGSPAGMLSSVYYLTYFPESYRFHFNAHNLVVYGKENGQYLVSDPVMDTVTAISPEALAQARFAKGFPAPKGKMYYPVSVPKEVSLEKPIIAGIKQTCHYMLKVPIPMFGVDGIRFLAKRIKKYPEKLDPRRAGLYLGNVIRMQEEIGTGGAGFRFIYAAFLQEASEKLNKPELSVLAGELTQIGDLWRNFAFSAGRVCKSRSADNVSYGDLSEMLFRNAAAEEAFFRKLSKVF from the coding sequence ATGAGCGATATTCATTTCCATCACACCCAGACAGCGCATTGCGAAAGTGGCGTTATCTCCAACCTTCTGGGCCACCATGGCTTGCAAATCAGTGAGCCCATGGCCTTTGGTATCGGAGCAGGCCTGTTTTTCGGACACCTGCCGTTTGTAAAGGTGAATGGCGTGCCAGGAACTACCTACAGGATCTGGCCGGGAGCAATTTTTCAGCGGGTATGTGACCGCCTCGGCATTAAAATGCAGGTTGAAAAATTCAACTCCGTGGAAAAAGGAATGACAGCACTGGACAATACCCTGGCAGCAGGAAGTCCGGCAGGAATGCTCTCCAGCGTATACTACCTGACTTATTTCCCGGAATCTTACCGTTTCCACTTCAACGCACATAACCTGGTGGTATACGGAAAAGAAAACGGACAATACCTGGTCAGTGACCCGGTGATGGACACGGTAACGGCTATATCCCCGGAAGCATTGGCACAGGCCCGCTTTGCAAAAGGATTTCCGGCGCCTAAAGGAAAAATGTATTATCCCGTTAGTGTTCCCAAAGAGGTCTCTTTAGAAAAACCGATTATCGCAGGTATCAAACAAACCTGTCACTATATGCTGAAAGTACCTATTCCTATGTTTGGAGTAGATGGTATCCGTTTTTTAGCAAAAAGAATAAAAAAATACCCTGAAAAGCTGGACCCTCGCCGGGCCGGACTCTACCTGGGCAACGTTATCCGTATGCAGGAAGAAATTGGCACCGGTGGTGCTGGTTTCCGCTTTATCTATGCTGCATTTCTACAGGAAGCATCAGAAAAACTCAATAAACCGGAGTTGTCTGTGCTGGCAGGTGAGCTGACCCAGATCGGTGACCTGTGGCGTAATTTCGCCTTTTCCGCCGGCAGGGTGTGTAAAAGTCGTAGTGCCGATAACGTTTCCTATGGCGACCTGAGTGAAATGCTTTTCCGTAACGCCGCCGCTGAAGAAGCTTTCTTCCGTAAGCTCAGCAAGGTGTTTTAA
- a CDS encoding ABC transporter ATP-binding protein, protein MAAIDVKELYKTYKGADEPTLKGLSFSFREGSIAGLLGPNGAGKTTTISILCGLVRGDSGNVLINGLHQDGGHREAIKRLVGIVPQRIALYPQLSALENLTYFGNLYGFKGNTLKTKILDLLERFGLEKSVNKEIYKYSGGMKRRANIIAAILHQPALLVLDEPTAGVDVQSRSVILQFLRDYNSQGNSILYTSHLLEEAQSLCDDVVIMDEGRKVIQGNPEDLIAALPDCQNLEDVFLHYTGYALRD, encoded by the coding sequence ATGGCTGCTATTGATGTAAAAGAATTGTACAAAACCTATAAAGGAGCGGACGAACCTACATTAAAAGGACTCTCCTTTTCTTTCAGGGAAGGCAGTATAGCCGGGTTACTGGGGCCTAACGGCGCCGGTAAAACGACGACGATCTCCATTCTCTGCGGGCTTGTACGGGGCGACAGTGGCAATGTGCTGATAAACGGCCTTCACCAGGATGGCGGCCATCGTGAGGCCATCAAGCGTCTCGTAGGTATTGTGCCACAGCGTATTGCATTGTACCCGCAACTGAGCGCCCTGGAAAATCTGACTTACTTCGGCAATCTTTACGGCTTTAAAGGCAACACATTAAAGACAAAAATTCTTGACCTGCTCGAGCGGTTCGGACTGGAAAAGAGTGTCAATAAAGAAATTTATAAATATTCAGGCGGAATGAAGCGGAGGGCGAATATCATCGCTGCCATCCTTCATCAGCCTGCATTATTGGTGCTGGACGAACCTACAGCTGGCGTAGATGTTCAGTCCAGAAGCGTTATACTCCAGTTTCTGCGCGATTACAACAGCCAGGGCAATAGTATCCTCTATACGTCCCACCTGCTGGAAGAAGCACAGTCTCTTTGCGATGATGTAGTCATCATGGACGAAGGACGCAAAGTTATACAAGGCAACCCTGAAGACCTGATAGCGGCACTGCCCGACTGTCAGAACCTGGAGGATGTTTTCCTGCATTATACAGGATATGCTTTGAGAGATTAA